In the Sebastes fasciatus isolate fSebFas1 chromosome 12, fSebFas1.pri, whole genome shotgun sequence genome, actttttttaatcacatttgctccatttctacccactgctgctttaatggaaagcccggtgcgtctcttACCACGCAAAAGGGCAACCTTTAGCGTCGATATCTaatgccgacggccgtgacaaaccgtcagtatttgacgccctgggaatgagaacggactGGATGGGCTGCACCTCACGTTCCAACACAATATACAGTGTCCACCTCACCTCACTCCATCACTGTGAATGTGCTGATACACTTAGGCTCGCACATGTGCCGGCGCACCCACACGCGCCttcacgcatgcacacacacagtaagagacacacacacaggcaagaCAAGGTGGTAGACAGTCGGTGTGGAGATAGATGGGGGAGGTAAATAGGGGTGTCATGGCGGTGTGATGGAACGAGGCAGGGGAGAATTCATCCTGTGTTTCCTCTAGCCTCTGTCCCCCTGCTGACAGCCTCCTGAAATAGGGCCCACtgtgtctgtatatatatatatacctgtatatgtgtgtgtgtgtgtgtgtgtgtgtgtgcatttctctTTTGTATGTgcttcctccttttctctctgtgtgtgttttttaacttctgtgtgtctgtgtgtttctccttctgtgTGTTGTGTATCTCCTCAGCTCTGCGAGCGGGATGAAAGCGGCGAATGTGGAGAAAGATAGAGATAACACCAGGGAATGCACGGAAGAGAGCTAGAGGGAGCCCTCTGGGGAAAATGAAACATCCGTCctgtttcgttttttttttaatgttcagGTCTGGTTTGAACTGGAATCCCACTGGGCCAATGGTCAGTAAAGTGTTATTAGATCCCACTGAGCATCTGTCTGTGTTCTGTACAGGTTGGCAATACCTTGGGGTAATCATTTAAATACTGTCGCTGCTAGAGGTACGAGACACATGGCTGTAAATGTGTTAGGTATTTAGCGCGTGTTTTCCTGTCTCTGGCACCAGTGGGACAGGTTTGGGTCATTCACATGGTGCCTtagtgaagaaaagaaaaaagaaaaaagaaaagaaaacatccttTCGTATTGGGAGAATGTTGCCCCAGTGGCGACACCACATAAATACAAATCTAACTTCtgctacttttttttaacatgaaatgaacaatgaaaatattgatttaattatGTTCAGTTTTTACCAAACactcattaaaaataaaatttcacaaaaaaaaaaaaaaaaagtcgacaaaaattcactttttttcttctcccgCTTTCCTGGACCAAGACTAACTGTTGTGTTCAATTATTTCTGTTTGGCAGACACGACTCTGCCCTTGAGACATACCAAAAAAAGGCCATCAATATGGCAGAAAaatgctttaaaggaacagttaaaagctgcaaaaaaaaagcgcAAGAAGCTGTAGCGAAAATTGGCTTTAGGCAGCGCTTTGGGAATGAATGAGAGATCATTTTGTTCCGCATATtttaatacatataaatatagaatttgGGTGCTTTGTCAACAAGTAGGTACAAATTCATATGGTAATTATGTGTGTCTAGCATTACTGAGCATTGTTGCCTTGCGAGGTTTGCACAGGCAACCTTTTGTTTAGTTGTTGGCCTCTCCAACTCGACTCAACCTGCTGGTTTTTAAGAGGCATGTTTGTGATTTTGCTGCCATGTAGCTCGTGAAATAAAATGTGCTTTCCACTCTGTTGGTGGAGCTCTGTGTGCTTGTTTGCCCCTGTCATTTAGAAAACAAAGCATTTTAAAGCTAGCCGTCAGTGAAATAGTGTTGAGCAGGGCAGTGCTGTTCTCCTCATGCGTTTAGTTCCACAGTacctcttcctcttttcacTTTCAACTCTCTGTTTCTTacactctgtctttctctctctggctctgtctGTCCGCCTTTGTCTCCTAcagtctctccctctttctctcccaagGGATAAAGACCCTCCCAGTCTTCAGCTCACTGAAGCCTGTGTGGAGTAATTAGAATTAAAGTATTAGAGTTAAAAAGGAGGATTTGAGTCTGATTATGATGAAGGAAAAACTATAATCCAAATACTCCCTCATGGGTTTTCCACAATTTCAGTGCAATCCActctttcaaacacacaataccCTAAACAGACCAAACACTATTTGCCGTTTGAAGCcgtgaacatgtgtgtgtgtttgcttttggcgtgtGTGAAAATGTATGGTGTGTCTGTATTGTGTTGTGTGAGTGAAAGAAGTGAATGGGCCTCATCTATCTGCCTTACTCTTTGCGGTGAAGCTGACTTTTTCCTCTCGATTAAAAATGAATGTCCTCCCTTCTGCTCTCTGTCACGTTTCCTCACTTCTGTCGCTCTCCCTGCTCCTGCTCCCTCCATTTTTTCACTGTTATCCCCTCTATATCCTCTCTATTTTCTTCAAGCCATCTCTATATatcaccccacacacacacacacacacacccacacacatgccCTGACACTTTCttccctcctcgctcctcctgACTCTCTCCTCCCATCTCATTCTCTACGACCCCCTCTCTTTCTGAACATATTTCATCAAAGGCCTCCTCACAGGTAACAGTCACCCTGATCTCATTAACTGCTGCTAAGCGCAGAAGACTTGAAAGAACACACTGTCTCaaacccgcacacacacacacactgcttgtGTAACCCTAACGGTAGCATAGGACAAGTGAATCAAAGACAGGAACCTTCCAGAAGGCTCATGTATAATTCTGAAACTGAGGATGGTTATAACGATCTAATGATTTCGGCTACTGCACCGAGATAGGCTTTTATATTGGctccgtgtgcatgtgtgtgttacacCCCCTCTCACTCAGTCTCTGTCCTGTTAGTAGCTGTATTAACCTGGggtctctctgctctcctgaTCGCGGTAACCCCATTAACTCCCATTAAGTCTCATTACTACCCTCGTGAGAATCGTTACCGCTTGCTTTATCTCATTTCCTAAACACCACAGTATGCATTCTGTGGATGTCTGCCGCTCGGTGCAACACAATTTTTGTCAGTATAATTGCGAGTCATTATGTGTTCCATCGGGGTGAATAGTGGTTTGCCAGTCAACGATTGACAGTAATTGAGCAATCCACTGACTCCGAAAGACGTAAAGGCAGCCCACTCTGCCAAggaaactgttttgttttttttaggccTGAAGGCTGTGTGGAAAACCTACCAAAGACAGGGCAGTGGACTGACAGCCTGACACCGAGTCAACTATAATTATACATGACTGTCAGAGTGAAATATTCAGCAATGTGTGGTCATGGGGATGAATTATATATTCACTACCGTGAGGACTTCTGTTTCAGAGTGGGATTTGATGTTGTAGAGGCCAAGAGGGAGTGGGATCTAGAGTAAAATGGAAAGGGAAAACACAGAAAGGAGTGAATGAAGTGATTAAAGATGAGAAGGGAGGCCAGATTAGGTTAGACATGCAGGAAGTGGAGTTTTACTTCTACAGCTCACTGAAGTCTCCCCAGGTGCATGAAGATGTGCAGGCACTGCTGACTTACAGCCAGAGGATTGGGATTTTTCTATCTCAATCTTTAACTTTTAGTTTTCAGTACGCATGCAATCATTTTAATTCATATTCTCTTTCTGGTAATTTGTGGTCACATAAAGATGACTCACTGAAACGTGATGATTCGTGCACATCCTCTGTGCAAATATGCTGAGCAGAGCATGCTGCTTCCAGTTAATTCAGTTTCACTTCTTGTTTTAGTGTGTTTGGCAAGAgatgttttttgtgaaatatgtaaaaataattaCAGTCCTCATGCAATTTCCAAATGGGTGTGTTGTAATTGTTTTCAGCAGGTATGGTGTAATACAAATTGTAAATCCTAAATGGCATAAATGGAGCAAAGCCTGCAAAAGCTAATTCAGGAAGACAATTCAAGGTGTGCTGCCACGCTCACATGTGCCACACTCTACTAGCTGCGATATCCAACAGAGCCTTTGTAATAAGTCGGTGTATTTGAGCTGTCAAGAGTTCTGCTTACACTCCTAGTGCTGCGACTTTATGGCTCAGCTTGCACCTAGCACTGCCACAgttacagctgctgctgctgcactcctGCATTTCATCAACAATTAGTGCCTGACCCACACACAGCAGGTTACACAGGTGTCTAATAACAGTCATAGGGTTACTGACATCATGCTGTAGCTGGCTTTGTGTGGCTTTTGGATTTGAAAGCCACATTATTTAAACTGCTTTAACGcctttgaaaaatgacttaaaatcCCAGTAAATCAccataacattaaatattaacaatcaaagtaggaaaaaaaatcttttcagttattatttattgaaaGTTAAACACTCTGACAGTgactgaaaaaacaacaacaactgacaTCAGATTCTGTTGATAAATGTTGCAAAGTCCTGATTGGTGCAGAGAAGTAGGTGACATAACCTTTTCCAAACGGAGCCCCGCCCACTTCAAACCagttgagaaaaaaacaaaacagaaatctaTCATGGGAAATAACCGGATCCCATCGCTCATACTGAGAAGCTGattgcaaaaatacatttttagggCCTTTCAAATCTTTGCAGAGAGTGATGAGAGCTCAAAATATCAACTCTGCAGATACTCTgtgcatacagtacagtactgtacatatAATAAATGAGTTTATGTGAGAAGACTGACATTCAGCAAGAAGAGCCAAAAATTCTCCCTtgaaaatttagcataaaaacaaacacaaaagtattacgtcacatacagtatattaatttTGAGTTAACTATATAGGTAgtgaaattagttttttttatttatttccagttTTTGTTTAAAGGCCCTTCACACCTGCACACATTTCTCTGGCCTATAGCTGAAGTTGGGTGGTGCTATAGAGCTGAAAAGTGAAAGGGGCTATTTATGCAAGTCTTCAATGTTACTTGGGAccggtgtgtaacatttcgggggatctattggcagaaatggaatataatattaataagtatgttttctttatcttgttttcaatCTCCTCACCTTACCGCtcgataccgccagatcctacacactggacctttaagaaaCTCTGCTGAATAATGTAACAATCAAGTAGGTTGAGATACTACAATACCTGGAGCGATTTTGGCCGATCCAAGTTGTAAAAATACTCCCATAATATTGTCTATGACAAACATATTGTGTCTTTTACTTCTGGGCGCCCAAAATAGCTCCTTCCGCTTCGCAACTCTATGCCAGGAATTATCACCATAGTGCGCGGGGTATAGTGTCCTGCCCTAACAGTTGCAACAGAACTAACAGGAGAGCGAAGGAAACGTCAGTCAAGCCTAGTctgtacacacccacacagtcctgagaggAGGTCTAATCAAGCATCATATCTGACAACACCTGGGTGGGTGGATTATGAGTGTGAACGTGCTCTAGGTTCTACTTTTTAACACCTACTCATTTGATTTTTGGGACAGAATTGAGAGTGTCAACTATACACACAATATCCAGAGTCTTAATTCTTCAGGGTTCCTCTAATATTGCATATATCAGTGTTTCCACAGAACTCCTGCTCGCTCATTCAGACAGGTTTTATAACACTGTGATTAGAGCCCCCTATAAAGCCGAGACCATGTCCTGATGCTGCTCTGAATTGTAAGAGACggaaagagagacaggaagagatgtgtgcgtgcgtctgaggaagagagaaagggaggctatgcatatgtgtgtgtgtgtgtgtgtgtgtgtgtgtgtgtgtgtgtgtgtgtgtgtgtgtgtgtgtgtgcgtgtgtgtgtgtgtgtgtgtgtgtgtgtgtgtgtgtgtgcgtgtgtgtgtgtgtgtgtgtgtggagtgaaGTGTGTTACAAGGAAAGATTGGATCTGACCCATTAACTTTACAGGCCACTCATTGAGCACTGGTGCAGCAGGGGTCAGTAGGGAGATTTCACTGTAAATCTCTGCAACGATCACAATGatagaccagagagagagagagagagagagagagagagagagagagagagagagagagagagagagagagagagagagagagagagagagagagagagagagaaatagcaCAGCTTGCAACACTGTTCCTGACTGTGTCCAAAGCCAAGATAAGTTTCACTAAGGATGTCATCTGCTGCCAACCAGCCAGCTGGACTTTATATTCTTCTGTTACTCATTTAAACGCTCTACACAAAAAAGGGCTTTGCCAGCTTGGCCATTTTCTGAGCAAATTATGAGTATTATgtgggtttgtttttttggccggGCCCGCTTGTTTTTCTGCCTTAAGAAAAGCTGTTTTTAGATGTGGCCTTTTCTGGCTGTGTCAGGTCACAGCCCGCAAACCCAAAACATAACCTCAAAAGGATCGCTCATAGGGGGCTCATGTGAGGACACTCAGTGCCTcaaggaaaacacaaacagcagatGTGTCgtgtggaggaggtgaagtgaGAAGAGGGAAAAGTCAATGTACCAAATATCCCGCCTCAGACCAggatgtttctctctctccttttttttgccCCGCGGCACAGCAGCTCCTTGGCTTGGTCACACCTCAGATCCAGCTACTTCTATACCCACCGAACCCCTGCAGTAATGTGCAACCATTCTGTAGCAGGACCTCTAACACTCTCTTTGCcacctccctctttctttttgACATCAAATCACACTCTGCAACAAATCTTTCCactgtagattattaataattCATCCCCCCTGACCATGCTCTCCACTGAATAATTGCTATAGTTATTCATGTTAATCCATTACCTGGGGAGCATCTGCTCTGATAACCCCAAACCTACTTTTCTTCTTCCTGGCCCATTCCTCATGATGGACTTGGACCTCCGTACTCCAGGAGATTTAGCCTCTCTATAAATTTAATTCGGTCCAAAGTGGCTTATTGGCATGGGAAACATACGTTTACATTACCAAGCAACTGTGACCTAAAAACAACaatctggtcctctctctaggtcctatagtggagaggaggtcgtgttgctctggctctatctatttgctgtggagaggaggtcgcgTTGCTCTAGCTCTATCTATTtgctgtggagaggaggtcgtgttgctctagctctatctatttggcgtggagaggaggtcgtgtttttctggctctatctatttggcgtggagaggaggtcgtgtttttctggctctatctatttggcgtggagaggaggtcatgttgctctctagatgccgggaagctgcttgacatcctcctggatccaccttctcacacatgttcacattatatgtattaattCTTGTCATGTGGATTGTCTCTGTTGCATTTTAATTATGTTGCTACTCTGTACACACATCTATTGcacatctgtccatcctggaagggggatacctcctctgttgctcttcctgtttgttccattttttctttttttccctgttaaaagaagctttttttggggggaggcGGGggttccttatccgatgagagggtcgcactgtaaaggacagagggtgtcatatcctctacagattgtaaagccccctgaggcaaatttgttatttgtgattttgggctatagaaaataaaactgacttgacttgGCTTGTCTCTTCAGCTCTCTAAGGTTTAAACACCAACATGGCcccaataatacattttattagaGCTTCTATACTTTaccaaacacaacacactgcaTTGAAATCAATCATTTTGATTATATAGTACAGCGATCTAGAAAGCAGGATGTTACTGTATCAGTGAGCCTCATTTCATGCACCAGAATTCATTAGCATAGACTTGTGGCTCTAATGCACACTGCGTTTTGCTTAGACAATCAGATATTGCGCAGTGCAAAGCCAATCACGGTAATGGCTGCAGCCTGGGAGTACTGGACGCTCCAATCATCATCCTCGTCTTGAGAGTGGCCTTTTTCCAGACTTGACATTTGATATGTGATTGCTGCTTCCATTCAGTCTTGTTTTGATCATCAGAAAACCGCCCACGCTGTTTCGAGGCTGGATTGTTTGCTTATGAGTACTTGACTGCAGCTCTTGTGCTCACTGAGGTCGAGCTCTGTTCTTCTGTGCCTGGGCTGTTGCTGGTTGATCTCTGGGCTAGAGGGCAAGGAACTCTGGGTCAGTTATTACTGACCACTCCATGTGGGGAAAAACATAACTCCACACCACAGCGCATAATAACACTGACCTGCCAGATTTACGTTTAACACTTTCTctatcagacatttttctgtttgcttttgtttttgatgCAAATACTCAtggtttttctttgtttatcaAGCCTGAATGCCCTCCTCTCATGAGCATCACTTTACTTAAGGCTTTATGATCTTGTGGGAGGAAGAGTAAGCACGTAATTGTTTACCAAACAGCAGATTAATTGCTGTTAAGGTCTCAGGCTAATTACTGCCCAAGAAACCAGATCAGCGACAAATTTCATTACATTatcttgtgttgtgtgtgtgtgtgtgtgtgtgtgtgtgtgtgtgtgtgtgtgtgtgtgtgtgtgctagtaAAATACCATTATATTTGTGTCACATGaagactcacacaaacacacactttgggaagcagcagagcagagggaGTAATTACAGTGTAGGACAGGTCACTCGGCCCGCGGTTCACCTCAACCCTGAACACTGGAGCTATTCTGGACCTCTGGGAAAATAAGAAGGGCTTCACTCAGAGGCCAACTACAGTTATCGGGCTAAGAACATTAATTACTCATAGGGCCAGCACGAGATTAGACTGTAATTGGGGGTTTTGCCTGCTCGCATGAATCAGCGAGCGCCTCTACTGACCACCATATCAGTGACTGATTATAAGGATTGGGTTCTTTCACTCCAAGTGCATGGCAAATAACCTCCTgctaataaaaaatgtgtgttatttgttttgcacacatGGCAAAGTAATTACGCACCTGGTAGGGCATGTGAATTTTATGGTCATATAATGGAGATTATGCAGgggaagagaggaagggagtTGGGAACATTCCTGCATATTGTGTTTGCATAGCGTGACCTCGACTCGGTCCAGATAGTGTGTTTGTGGAAAGCCCAGTGTTACTGGTTCCCAGTTGTGATGGGTAAACTGTCAGCTAATCCCTTTTTTGTCTGAACTACACTTAATCTGGGACACTGGTTTcagatttcattttgttttcatcCCTTTGGTTTTATTCGGTGTACATGCCTAAACCTGCTATAATGGTCTTTGAGCAGCTGACATTAGATAAGCAATTTAAAAATCTGTCAGAAAGAGCCTATTATGGTTTTTAGATGTGCTTTCCGTTATGTGCTCAAACTAACTTGGACTTTCACTTATTGCTTTcctctgtatgtgttgcatAATGTGTGTAGTCATAGCAGTGATTTGGTAAAGCCAGAAAAACCTCAGTATTTTGGCAGACTGTAATGAATTAACTTGGGGTTTTCCAGTGTTGCATATTTTGTCACAGACGATTTGTTGATTTCCCAGAATGCTTGAAACTTTGCCACAGTATTTCCCAGCCCAGCCCAATACTCACAGACACAGTTTGTACAGAGAAACCTTTTCCTGACACACGTGCCAGCAGAGACACACACCACTCCCACCTTTTGCCATGGAGTTTCCCAGTTTAGACATTCTTCAGCCTGAGCCATGGGAGGGGATGGGCCAATACAAAAACTGAATCAAGCCCGAAATATCTGTCAGTAATGAGTTAGAAGAGCAGACACATGGGCTTGAGGGGCTTACAGTTGATTTGCTGACCCTTTTTCTTCCCCCAGAAGCACCCAGAAGAGCTGTTACTTTGAAGACTATTATTTCGTTACATCTGCCTTGAATCTGGACACATTACACATTTTGACAGAAAAGCTGTTGGAGTGTTTTGTTCTGTCAAAACCACAGGAGATATCATCACTGTTTGTGTCAGACTGGGGCCATGTCGGCTGACAGACTGAGCAGCGTGTCAGAGGAGGTGAAGCCAGAGAGCGTGTTGCTGCGTCCCCTGGGCACGGCAGCTGCCCCTGAGCAGGAGTTGCTGTGCATCTTTGGGACGGGGGACTTTGGGCGCTCTCTGGGCCAGCGTCTGCTCCAGTCTGGCTACAGGGTGGTGTACGGCAGCCGCAGACCTCACAGCTGTGGCCCCTTGCCTCAGGGAACTCAGGTACAACACACTCTATGACGTCTTCTCAAACTCTGGATTTCAACttttttctgaacttttttttgatgattgTTGTAATCGACAGCTTCAACATGTGTTGCATGATGGTCCTGAACAAACTCAAACAGCAGTGTCGATAAAAGTGCATAGATAGagctgggggggaaaaaaaactgttgttaTCAGGCTTTGAGCAAAACAAGGTCACTGACAATGTGTGTGTTCACGTGTATCTGCAcatgtttgttttcatctgtCATGCGATATGTGCTGAACTAACGAACTATCATTGAACATGCTGAGCCTGTTATAAGTAAGCGTGTTGCCACATGTTGCTTAATGGCCATTGATGacattgttgtttgtgtttgttgtgtgtgcagGCGATGAGCCATGAGGCAGCAGCCCAGTCAGCCAGTCTGGTCTTTATGTGTATTCACAGAGAACACTATGACTTCCTGGAGACAACACTTGCACCTCAACTCAAGGGGAAGGTATGCTGTGTTGCACAGACAGATTCATTTGTTTAACATAGCAGTTGATTCATTTCTAACTTTTCATCCACTCTGCTGATTTCATTGATCGCAAGGTGGTGGTGGACGTCAGCAACAACCTCAAGAAGAATCTATACCCAGAGGCCAATGCTGAGTATCTGCAGAGGTAAGAGGAAATCAGGCAATAATGCAATTACCTAAAATATTGGGAGATCTCGTGGATCATGTGGTTTGAATTACCAACAACTGATGGAACATGaacagtttgttgtttgttgtccaGGCTGATCCCCGGAGCTCATGTGGTGAAGGCTTTTAACACCTTGTCTGCCTGGGCCCTGCAGAATGGACCCTCAGATGCCAATAGACAGGTACTGAATGGGATTGTGTTGTTTCCAAtagatttgttaaaaaaaaatcgttTGGATGTGTCCCTTTAAAAAGTGCCAAATTgggttttcttcttctgctatTTAGGAATGCATGTCTCATTTTGGAATTAAACTATTCAGCAAAGCTTGTCAAATTCTTCTCCCACTGCCGAACTACAAGCATTTTACAATCCTCTGATGTGTTCACTCAGTGGGGTGTTGACCAACAAGTTAAAAATAATAGTCTCTTCCAGAAAGGAAAGCATTTTAGTCCAAACTATATTATTAACTCATTTTGAAGTTTTGATCAAACCAATTCCAAGTAAAAGATGCCAAATCTGAGGAGTAGGCCGAGGTGTCTTTGCTGTGAATGCCATCTCTGATGTATCCTTGAATCAATTAACTCCACAGTCTCTCTTAGATCTGAGCTCTCCATCACATGCTTTGTGCTCTTGCTCTGTAGCCTACTGCAAAGCTGCAGCATATGTGggtttttctgtttcattttgatCTTTGGTTGTGCAATCCCAGAGGATGGTAAAAAACcacacagagtgtgtgtgagtgttgtgGGGggtgtatatttatgtatgtgtgtgttggagaaAAATCAGCAACATCACATAGGTGTTGACGAAGCATTGCCGTTAGTTTTTACCGGCTTTCTTCAACTAAATTTAGTATTTCATACAGAAAGCCTCTCCAGGTACTTTCATGTTCAATCCTCCGGGGTCAAAACCATCCTTTCATCACTGCGTGTACAAATGCATaaacataaatgcataaatatgaaataatgaaGACATATACTCCCTTATATGGGGCATTTTGAGTGCTTCAGTAACTGGGTGTTTTCATGCTCCAGGTGTATCTGTGTGGAAACGATGCAGAGGCAAAGCAGGCTGTAGCAGAGGTTGCCACCAAACTGGGCTTCACTGCTCTGGATAAAGGGTCTCTGTCAGCAGCCGGAGAGCTGGAGGACTTCCCCCTGCAGCTCTTCCCAGAGTGGAGGCTGCCGCTACGCGTGGCCGTCGGCCTCAccgccttcttcttcttctatgtgGTCATCAGAGATGTCGTCTTTGCATATGTTGTCCATGGGAAAGACATCTCCTTCAGAATCATGGTGTCCCTGGCCAACAAGGTAAATTAGCATTTGTTCCTCTTTGAAAGTAACAGCCTTGAATCTAGGGCATGTTGTTCTCACAGTAACCACTTGTGTGTTTATCCCCCATCTTTCAGGTGTTTCCCATTGTGTCTCTCATCAtgttgtctctgtgttacctgcCTGGTGTCATAGCTGCCTTCCTTCAGCTCTACAGAGGGACCAAGTACAGGTCAGACATCAATTTAGTGCCTGCAGAGAATATATTCCAATGTATTTTAAACATGGTATCCTACAAGTCAAAGTATGTTTGTTTCAGGCGTTTTGCTCACTGGTTGGATCGCTGGATGCTGTGCAGGAAACAGCTGGGACTGGTAGCACTTGGCTTTGCTTTTCTACACGTGCTCTACACTCTCGTCATCCCCATAAGGTATGTACCAGGAGCACACATCCTCATGCTCATTCATTCAATATATCTGAAATGTCCAATcacatttttgttgttaataTCAACCAACAGTGACAGCTCGGAACTTGGAAGTAATTAAGACAGGAGCACATAGCTACAGTAAAACTAATTAACAGCCCTGCAACaaatcctaccttcatgaaggtgTTAATCGTTAGTTTTTACATAAATATAGATTACTTCATGTAAATTTTAGATGCTGTGGTTTGTGCTGATAGGTACTTCTAATAGTATCTATTCAGAGTAATAAAAAACTCTAAAAGATGGCCTCAAACAAGTCCTCCACTGTCATTTTGTCAACACCAATACCAATACTACCATCACAGATATGCGAAGTAGAAATACTGGTTCTGCACAACATGAGGCCACAATAAACTGGGCTTCAAGGACAACATTTTAACACTTTTGAGCTGTGGTTTAACATAAGTAAATGCATGCTTCATCCTTATAAGCAGTGCATATCAAAGGAATTAGTAAAGAGATGATGATgaccctcattgatataaattgGGTAACAGAGAATTAGCCTTCAGTTTCTTAGAAATACCCAATAAACTTGAAAAGCTGGAAAAGAAATGTGAGCTAAAGAGCAGAACTGTAGAAAGAaatttgaaaaaagtttgacaagagctatagaaagaa is a window encoding:
- the LOC141779121 gene encoding metalloreductase STEAP4-like, producing MSADRLSSVSEEVKPESVLLRPLGTAAAPEQELLCIFGTGDFGRSLGQRLLQSGYRVVYGSRRPHSCGPLPQGTQAMSHEAAAQSASLVFMCIHREHYDFLETTLAPQLKGKVVVDVSNNLKKNLYPEANAEYLQRLIPGAHVVKAFNTLSAWALQNGPSDANRQVYLCGNDAEAKQAVAEVATKLGFTALDKGSLSAAGELEDFPLQLFPEWRLPLRVAVGLTAFFFFYVVIRDVVFAYVVHGKDISFRIMVSLANKVFPIVSLIMLSLCYLPGVIAAFLQLYRGTKYRRFAHWLDRWMLCRKQLGLVALGFAFLHVLYTLVIPIRYYVRFRIAANTISQIRENRTSVFDNTSAWRTDSYYSIGMLGFGLYLLLGITSLPSVSNALSWREFNFIQSKLGYLTVFFCTFHTYLYGWDKFLRISSYKWYTPPAHMLSLVLPSVLIVLKLLLLLPCVDRSLTRIRQGWERTDAEDGSEKPLLT